TTCGAGCTGATATTCGATCCGTCGAGCTATATTTATCTGCTCGGAGCTCGATGCGCATGCGCAGAAACACACTCACCGACACCGAGCACACCGACAACCAGCAGGTATTTCACTGCTTTTACTGCTCCGATGACTTTAGTTTGGAACAAAATGCAAGAAAACAAGTCTGCTTAGGTGATTTTATGACTGTGATGTCAtggttggtgtgtgtgtgcatgagtgtgagagtgtatgagtacgtgtgtgtgtgtgtgtgtgtgtgtgtgtgtgtgtgagagagagagagactgagtgttTGTGACCTGTGGGCAAACTTTCTATTTTTACTATATTCTCGTAGAAAACCTCATCTTACTTTTTCGAAGTTTATATCACGGTTAGTTGTGTCCAAAGTCATTaaaaacttttgtttgtttttcaaatgacCTTTCCAAGCCAGATCTTGTTCTACATACAACACCAATACAATAATACCACAACATAATAAACAAGACGTAAATAGACATTATGAGTGTACAGACAGTGAACTAGTGAACATGAATGATGTGTTTCTGTGGGAGGCGTCAGTATGGACGTGTTTGAGGTCAGAGGTCGCCTGGACGTGATCGCGGAGGAGCTGGcgagtgaggaggaggaggaggaggccacTGATGAAGATGTGTTTGAGCAGGGCTCCTCTGATGTGTCCACACACACGCAGCAGATGAAGGTGAGCACAGATTCACTAACACCTGACCGAGCGTCTGCGGTGTGTGACGCAGCGCTGTGCTTCCAGGAGCAGCTGAACAAGCGCAGGAGCAAACTGAGCCAGAAGATCGTGGAGATGGAGAACTTCGCCAGTAACCTGGAGGAGATCTTCATCACAGTGGAGGTTTGGACTCCTGCTTCGTCTCCGCTGGGAATGTCTTTCAGCTGATGATTCACGTCACACGTGTGTCTGCAGGAGAACTTCGGCCGGCAGGAGCAGAATCTGGAGCAGCACTATAATGAAGTTCTGCAGACGCTGTCGCAGAGGAACGAGGCACGAGCAGCCGCTCTGGACGAGCAGAAGAACAGCAAGCTGGAGTGTTTGTACGGTCAGCTGCTGCGGTGCGGCCAAACCCTGGACGCCTCCAAAGAGCTGATCGAGAGCGCACAGGAGCTCCACCGCAGACCAGACAAACACGGCTTCCTGCAGGTCAGAGATACGCTTTCAGTCTCATTACAGCTTGGTGAACTCTAACACTGTTCGATCTGACTGAGGAGTGTTTGACCCGCCTCCCTCTCTGATTGACAGGCTGTCATGCCAGTGATGAAGAGGTGAGTAGATGTGTGCTCATCCTCCGTTTGGATGTACAGTGGATGAGCTATAGTCCCCGTACACAGTAAATCAGTGATATAATAACTCATTATACTTCCATTCTGTTATTTAATTGGACACTTTGTCCATCAGTCCTGAgcactaaccctaaccctagaagACACGAGGGACAGATGTTAGCGCTCGTACTGATGTGAGGTCCGAGGGAATCTGGGATGTTCTCTAATGTTGTGTCCAATCAGAGTGGAGCAGTTCGCCGGAGAGGAAGTGGATCTGAAGCTGGGAGTGTCTCTGGACTTCCAGGTGCTGACCCCAGATCTGTCCGAGGTCAGACAGATGATGGAGTCCATTAATGTGCTTCCAGGTCAGACTCCTAGTCACAATAAGAAAAATGATGTGACTGCCTCGAGTCATGTGAATTATTATTGAATAAGGGAGGAactttatttttgcagttttcagaTTTTGGGAATGTAGAGTGTAAATGATGCTCTTGACAGTGTTTAACACTAACTCACATGAAAAGGCTCGTAGTTGTCTGATTATTGAAGCGGAAACACTCTTATGTCTTCATTAATTCAGCTGTTGTTTAATGATTGTGATTCCTGGCCTGCAGCAGAATCAGTGCTAGAGTTATAACGCATTACAACACGTCAGTCCGCATGCAATACACTTTAACCCTTTCAGTCAGCAGGTAGTACAGGTGTATttgactcgtgtgtgtgtgtgtgtgtgtgtagctccgTCGGCTCCGGTCATGAATCCTCAGATCGCTAACTCTGCCACAGACACGTCGCTGCACGTGTGCTGGAGTCTGTTCTCGGACGACACCGTGGAGTTTTACGAGCTTTACTGGCGTCTGATCTCTGATGACTGCACCATGGAGACGCTGCAGGAGGGTAAACCATTCACTGCCCAAACCAGTTACACTCGAACCGTACTGGTCAGCGCATGTGAAGCAGCTCTGTGCTGAGGTCAGGtctgaggtcagtgtgtgtgtgtgtgtgtgtgcagtgtctCAGCTGAAGGTGAAGGAGACACACTGCACCGTGTCCAGTCTGCGTCCGAACGCTCAGTACGAGCTCTGGGTCACAGCCACCAACACCACGGGCATCAGTCCGGCCAGCGAGAGAGCCGTCTACATGACAGGTGCGTGCCGCTCGCTGCAGGACTGCTGTGGTCCACGAGTGTgtaacgctgtgtgtgtgtgtgtgtgtagttccaTCTCCTCCGGTTCTCAAGCCTCGGCAGTGTGTGAGCAGCCTGAACGCGGCGCTGATCCGCTGGGACTCCGGGAACACCGACCCGGTGGAGTCTTACACGCTGGAGTTCGGAGAGACCGGCACAGACGGCTCCGGGACCGAGTCAGTGAgctacacacacattacacacacatcagAACGAGTGGATCTGTCATCACACACTAACCTCACATCACCCTGACCTTCTGCTCACACAGGACACACTTCCACTGACCACATCACAAACCTTCAAACCCTCACAAGAACAGAAATAGTGTGAAATGAAGAAATATTCCAAGTCTCCTGCATCCACAGTTTATATGATGATAATTTATGCATTGACTGTAATATCAAATCAAAACCCTGATCAGCGCACATATGAAGTATCCAGACATCTAATATGAAGAACCCAAGAAGATACGAGAAACCCTGTAGATGGGACAGTGACACTGATTTGATCTTCTGCACGAGACGTGATGCATGAAGAAGCGTCCATCACTGTTTTCATCGTATCGCGTCTCTCATCTCGTAGTTTTCATGTTACATGACTGGGCTCTGTCTGGAAACACTCGTACACACAGACCACAGACAGACAGCACTAACATCCTGGTGTTGTTCCCGCTGAATGACATCatcattaataaaatcttaagcgtactcttgtaataaagtagcagtGACTgggatacattttaaatatcaattccttttttaaaaatctaatcaTGTTTACAGAAAGAAGCCGCTCCAAGCAGATTTAAGATTCGAagtccaggggcctgtaccatgaagctggattaggtggatagccagctatgtttcagcttagtttccgccaaccctgggttttaggtgctatgaaagtagctcggctttaCTCGGTGTTCgttgctccggggcaggttatgttctgggttagagatctcagactgaagctggaccaatcagatgtgagagaagtgacacacgTCTGAcacagtcactccagtttatcttgctccaaattaaaggtcactaatgcaaaaaaataaaaataaaatagaagtctggctttaatgataattactcattttatgatttatagaattattgtgattcatattatcattattattattatttagcttttacacacaagcaattttagtttaacagttattttaaatcatttattttaataaatattaatgtatacagatcatataatatgaaaaagctgtagtatcaaaagattgcactatttaaaaaatacaaaatctgaccttacatgttcgagtctctatatatttttaaatgtataaactaatttaacaagtttcacttgaCACTGCACTGAAagagcaagattatttattttattagtcctcatttattttttatatgatttttaaatttgtcatattcttcaatctcttaacctttagcaaaacctttaacctttagtttgaatctcgctgggtctctcgcgagaagtaaatcaaacttgctttgtgttgcaaggctcgtgattggctgttcgccagtgatgtcacacattaatGTGCACACGCTCCACAAACTCgggatcaaagcctgaattgacaaagaaagttgatgaacagcatcatggtaccaacaaagccggattggagagattggagaggtttggttttgtcaactcaaaactaatcctgtaactctgaattggttcagctaccatcatggtacaggcgccaggatgagcttcgaagaacca
This sequence is a window from Carassius auratus strain Wakin chromosome 43, ASM336829v1, whole genome shotgun sequence. Protein-coding genes within it:
- the LOC113061325 gene encoding fibronectin type III and SPRY domain-containing protein 2-like isoform X2 gives rise to the protein MDVFEVRGRLDVIAEELASEEEEEEATDEDVFEQGSSDVSTHTQQMKEQLNKRRSKLSQKIVEMENFASNLEEIFITVEENFGRQEQNLEQHYNEVLQTLSQRNEARAAALDEQKNSKLECLYGQLLRCGQTLDASKELIESAQELHRRPDKHGFLQAVMPVMKRVEQFAGEEVDLKLGVSLDFQVLTPDLSEVRQMMESINVLPAPSAPVMNPQIANSATDTSLHVCWSLFSDDTVEFYELYWRLISDDCTMETLQEVSQLKVKETHCTVSSLRPNAQYELWVTATNTTGISPASERAVYMTVPSPPVLKPRQCVSSLNAALIRWDSGNTDPVESYTLEFGETGTDGSGTESIVAIPSCECLLQLQPQKIYILHVRAVNIGGPSDRSEPVHISTTGTFFHLLEDTAHPSLSLSADGLTMFYLDEDLPISHMTFSDNTFNRCVAVLGDLVPVRGQYYWEVEVDEDAEFRVGVAYEDTQRNSHLGGNNTSWCMRHILTPSRHKYEFLHSGWTPDIRITVQPLRIGVFLDYSRGILSFYNAALRQHLYTFSCHFLHYVQPCFALDNPGALTLRTGMTAPAYITP
- the LOC113061325 gene encoding fibronectin type III and SPRY domain-containing protein 2-like isoform X1; the encoded protein is MDVFEVRGRLDVIAEELASEEEEEEATDEDVFEQGSSDVSTHTQQMKVSTDSLTPDRASAVCDAALCFQEQLNKRRSKLSQKIVEMENFASNLEEIFITVEENFGRQEQNLEQHYNEVLQTLSQRNEARAAALDEQKNSKLECLYGQLLRCGQTLDASKELIESAQELHRRPDKHGFLQAVMPVMKRVEQFAGEEVDLKLGVSLDFQVLTPDLSEVRQMMESINVLPAPSAPVMNPQIANSATDTSLHVCWSLFSDDTVEFYELYWRLISDDCTMETLQEVSQLKVKETHCTVSSLRPNAQYELWVTATNTTGISPASERAVYMTVPSPPVLKPRQCVSSLNAALIRWDSGNTDPVESYTLEFGETGTDGSGTESIVAIPSCECLLQLQPQKIYILHVRAVNIGGPSDRSEPVHISTTGTFFHLLEDTAHPSLSLSADGLTMFYLDEDLPISHMTFSDNTFNRCVAVLGDLVPVRGQYYWEVEVDEDAEFRVGVAYEDTQRNSHLGGNNTSWCMRHILTPSRHKYEFLHSGWTPDIRITVQPLRIGVFLDYSRGILSFYNAALRQHLYTFSCHFLHYVQPCFALDNPGALTLRTGMTAPAYITP